The window CGACAGCGAGTTCTCGCAGGTGGGTGACCCTCGCTACGCCGATCTCGGCAACGACGTGCCCCGCACCGAATGCCTCAAAGACGTGATCGAGCGGATGCTGCCCTACTGGGAATCCGACATCACCAAGGACCTCGCCGCCGGCCGCACCGTGCTGGTCACCGCCCACGGCAACTCGCTGCGGGCACTGGTCAAGCACCTCGACAACATTTCGGATGCCGACATCGCCGGCGTCAACATCCCCACCGGAATCCCGCTCGTCTACGAGCTGGGCGACGACTTTATGCCCGTGACTCCTGGGCAGTACCTTGACCCCGAGGCGGCCGCAGCAGGCGCCGCCGCAGTTGCGGCCCAGGGCAAGAAGTAGGCGAATCGCCAGCAACAACGACACAGGCCCCGCACCGAGAAATCGGATGCGGGGCCTGTGTCGTTTCGCCCGTGGGCGAGCAGACCTAGTCTTCTGTGGGGATCCAGTCGCCCGTGGCCAAGTACTGAACCTTCTTGGCGATCGAGACGGCGTGGTCGGCAAAGCGCTCGTGGTAGCGCGAGGCGAGCGTCGCGTCGACGGTGTCCTCTGCGCCGCCCTTCCACTTCTCGCCGAGAACCGTGTCGAAAACGCTGAGGTGCAAAGCGTCGACCTTGTCGTCGTCATTGCGGATTTCTTCGGCGAGGCGAACATCCTCGGTGCGCAGGAGCTCTGCAAGCTTGCGGGCCATATCCACGTCGAGTCGGCCCATATCGGCGAAGGTCGGCCGAAGCGACTTGGGCACGACCTTTTCGGGGAACCGGTACCGCGCGAGCTGGGCGATGTGCTCGCTCATGTCGCCCATGCGCTCGAGAGAGGCCGAGATGCGGAGGGCGCTCACGACAATGCGCAGGTCGCGGGCAACGGGCTGCTGCCGGGCGAGGATGTTGATGGCCAGCTCGTCGAGGCTCACGGTGAGCTCGTCGATCTTGGTGTCGTCGGCAATGACGCGCTCGGCCAGGGCAACATTCGACTCGTTGAAGGCACTCGTGGCGTTCTCGATCGACGTGGCAACCAGGGTTGCGATCTCGACGAGACGTTCTTGAACTTCCTGGAGTTCCTGCTGAAATACTTCGCGCATCGACTTGTTCCTCAATTCCTTCACAGCTCGGCTCACCCCGCTTGGGCGGCAGACCTCGGCCATCCTGACCCGCTGAGGTTAACGGCCGGTGATCTTTTGATGAACACCACGGCCTGTAGCGCCGAACCTGCAGCGTCCCTGATCGGACGGGCTCGAGATGTAACTAATCTAGTGGTTATGGAACCCAGCGTGCTGGTTGCCTTGGCGTTGGTCTTCGGCGTAGCCGTCGGAGTTGCGCTGGTCAGCCTCGTCCAC is drawn from Salinibacterium hongtaonis and contains these coding sequences:
- the phoU gene encoding phosphate signaling complex protein PhoU; this encodes MREVFQQELQEVQERLVEIATLVATSIENATSAFNESNVALAERVIADDTKIDELTVSLDELAINILARQQPVARDLRIVVSALRISASLERMGDMSEHIAQLARYRFPEKVVPKSLRPTFADMGRLDVDMARKLAELLRTEDVRLAEEIRNDDDKVDALHLSVFDTVLGEKWKGGAEDTVDATLASRYHERFADHAVSIAKKVQYLATGDWIPTED